One Saccharopolyspora erythraea NRRL 2338 genomic region harbors:
- a CDS encoding transposase, with protein MPRRYPAEFRRKVLDLVESGRPVAQVAHDLGISDQTIYNWRRQHLIDTGQMPGITSSSGKTPSRCIGLRGRNETPLRRGDARGCGPWPTRR; from the coding sequence TTGCCCCGCCGGTATCCCGCGGAATTCCGCCGCAAGGTTCTTGATCTCGTCGAGTCTGGCCGGCCTGTCGCGCAGGTCGCGCACGATCTCGGCATCAGCGATCAGACGATCTACAACTGGCGCCGCCAGCATCTCATCGATACCGGGCAGATGCCCGGGATCACCAGCAGTAGCGGGAAAACTCCTTCGAGGTGTATTGGGCTCCGCGGTCGGAATGAAACACCGCTCCGTCGCGGAGATGCCCGTGGGTGCGGGCCATGGCCAACGCGTCGATGA